In Rattus norvegicus strain BN/NHsdMcwi chromosome 3, GRCr8, whole genome shotgun sequence, a genomic segment contains:
- the Idh3b gene encoding isocitrate dehydrogenase [NAD] subunit beta, mitochondrial isoform X2 — protein sequence MAALSNVRWLTRAVLGARNSGAWRGLRTAASAQAASQSQAQDVRVEGAFPVTMLPGDGVGPELMHAVKEVFKAAAVPVEFKEHHLSEVQNMASEEKLEQVLSSMKENKVAIIGKIYTPMEYKGELASYDMQLRRKLDLFANVVHVKSLPGYKTRHNNLDLVIIREQTEGEYSSLEHESARGVIECLKIVTRTKSQRIAKFAFDYATKKGRSKVTAVHKANIMKLGDGLFLQCCEEVAELYPKIKFETMIIDNCCMQLVQNPYQFDVLVMPNLYGNIIDNLAAGLVGGAGVVPGESYSAEYAVFETGARHPFAQAVGRNIANPTAMLLSASNMLRHLNLEYHSSMIADAVKKVIKVGKVRTSDMGGYATCHDFTEAVITALS from the exons ATGGCAGCGCTGAGCAATGTCCGCTGGCTGACCCGA GCGGTGCTCGGCGCTCGGAACTCCGGGGCATGGAGAGGTCTCCGAACAGCAGCTTCGGCTCAAGCCGCTTCACAGAGTCAG GCACAAGATGTGAGGGTGGAGGGTGCCTTTCCTGTGACAATGCTACCTGGAGACGGTGTGGGGCCAGAGCTCATGCATGCTGTCAAGGAAGTGTTCAAG GCTGCTGCTGTCCCTGTGGAATTCAAGGAGCACCACCTAAGTGAGGTGCAGAATATGGCTTCTGAGGAGAAGCTGGAGCAGGTGCTGAGTTCCATGAAGGAGAACAAAGTTGCCATCATTG GAAAGATCTACACCCCAATGGAGTATAAGGGTGAACTAGCCTCCTATGATATGCAACtgag GCGTAAGTTGGATTTGTTTGCCAACGTGGTCCATGTGAAGTCACTTCCTGGATATAAGACTCGGCACAACAATCTAGACCTGGTGATCATTCGAGAACAGACAGAAGGGGAGTATAGCTCTCTGGAACATGAG AGTGCAAGGGGTGTCATTGAGTGCCTGAAGATCGTCACTCGAACCAAGTCTCAGAGGATTGCAAAGTTTGCCTTTGACTATGCCACCAAAAAAGGGCGGAGCAAGGTCACAGCTGTCCATAAAGCCAACATCAT GAAACTTGGAGATGGGCTGTTCTTGCAGTGCTGTGAGGAAGTTGCTGAACTGTACCCTAAAATCAAGTTTGAAACAATGATCATAGACAACTGTTGCATGCAG CTGGTGCAGAATCCTTACCAGTTTGATGTGCTTGTGATGCCCAATCTCTATGGGAACATTATCGACAATCTGGCTgctggccttgttgggggagCTGGTGTGGTTCCTGGTGAGAGCTACAGTGCAGAGTATGCAGTTTTTGAGACG GGCGCTCGGCACCCATTTGCCCAGGCAGTGGGCAGGAATATAGCCAATCCCACAGCCATGCTGCTGTCAGCTTCCAACATGCTACGGCATCTCAA CCTTGAGTATCACTCCAGCATGATTGCAGATGCAGTGAAGAAGGTGATCAAGGTTGGCAAG GTTCGAACCTCAGATATGGGTGGTTATGCCACATGTCATGACTTCACTGAAGCTGTTATTACTGCCCTATCATAA
- the Nop56 gene encoding nucleolar protein 56, producing the protein MVLLHVLFEHAVGYALLALKEVEEISLLLPQVEECVLNLGKFHNVVRLVAFCPFSSSQVALENANAVSEGVVHEDLRLLLETYLPSKKKKVLLGVGDPKIGAAIQEELGYNCQTGGVIAEILRGVRLHFHNLVKGLTDLSACKAQLGLGHSYSRAKVKFNVNRVDNMIIQSISLLDQLDKDINTFSMRVREWYGYHFPELVKIINDNATYCRLAQFIGNRRELNEEKLEKLEEITMDGAKAKAILDASRSSMGMDISAIDLINIESFSSRVVSLSEYRQSLHNYLRSKMSQVAPSLSALIGEAVGARLIAHAGSLTNLAKYPASTVQILGAEKALFRALKTRGNTPKYGLIFHSTFIGRAAAKNKGRISRYLANKCSIASRIDCFSEVPTSVFGEKLREQVEERLSFYETGEIPRKNLDVMKEAVVQAEEAAAEITRKLEKQEKKRLKKEKKRLAALALASSENSSTPEECEEVNEKPKKKKLKPQETLQENGMEDPPVSLPKTKKKKAFPKEELASDLEEMATSSISVPKKKKSLPKEEVASEPEEAASPITPKKKRKFSEEPEAAASCTKSSTKKKKKSQKAREED; encoded by the exons ATG GTTCTGCTGCACGTGCTCTTCGAGCATGCGGTCGGCTACGCGCTGTTAGCGCTGAAGGAAGTAGAGGAGATCAGCTTGCTGTTGCCGCAG GTGGAGGAGTGTGTGCTTAACCTTGGCAAATTCCACAATGTCGTTCGTCTGGTGGCCTTTTGCCCCTTTTCTTCATCCCAGGTTGCCTTGGAAAATGCTAATGCTGTGTCTGAAG GTGTTGTTCATGAGGACCTCCGCCTGCTCCTGGAGACATACCTGCCatctaaaaagaagaaagtacTTCTGGGGGTCGGAGACCCCAAGATCGGTGCTGCTATACAGGAAGAGTTGGGGTACAACTGCCAGACTGGTGGTGTGATAGCTGAGATCCTTCGAG GGGTTCGTCTGCATTTCCATAACCTGGTGAAGGGTCTGACAGATCTTTCTGCTTGTAAAGCCCAGCTAGGGCTGGGACACAGCTATTCTCGTGCCAAAGTTAAGTTTAATGTGAACCGGGTGGACAACATGATCATTCAGTCTATAAGCCTTCTGGACCAACTGGATAAAGATATCAATACCTTCTCCATGCGTGTCAG GGAGTGGTATGGGTACCACTTTCCAGAGCTGGTGAAGATTATCAACGACAATGCTACATACTGTCGCCTGGCTCAGTTCATCGGGAACCGCAGGGAGCTAAATGAAGAAAAGTTAGAGAAGCTGGAAGAAATTACAATGGATGGAGCCAAGGCTAAGGCCATTCTGGATGCCTCTCGGTCCTCCATGG GCATGGACATATCTGCTATCGACTTGATAAACATCGAGAGCTTCTCCAGTCGTGTGGTGTCTTTGTCAGAGTATCGCCAGAGCCTACACAATTACCTTCGCTCCAAGATGAGCCAAGTAGCCCCCAGCCTGTCAGCCTTAATTGGGGAAGCG GTAGGTGCACGTCTCATTGCCCATGCTGGCAGCCTCACCAACCTGGCCAAGTACCCAGCATCCACAGTGCAGATCCTTGGGGCTGAAAAGGCCCTGTTCAG AGCCCTGAAGACAAGGGGTAACACACCAAAATACGGACTCATTTTTCATTCCACTTTCATTGGCCGAGCAGCTGCAAAGAACAAAGGCCGTATCTCCCGATACCTAGCAAACAAATGCAGTATTGCCTCAAGAATTGATTGCTTCTCTG AGGTCCCCACAAGTGTATTTGGGGAGAAACTCCGGGAACAAGTTGAAGAGCGGCTTTCTTTCTATGAGACTGGAGAGATTCCACGGAAGAACCTGGATGTCATGAAAGAAGCTGTGGTACAG GCAGAGGAAGCGGCTGCTGAAATAACCAGAAAGCtggaaaaacaggagaagaaacgcttgaagaaggaaaagaagcgaCTGGCTGCACTGGCCCTGGCCTCTTCAGAAAACAGTAGTACTCCGGAAGAGTGTGAG GAGGTAAATGAAAAACCTAAGAAGAAAAAGCTAAAACCCCAGGAAACCCTACAGGAAAATGGAATGGAAGACCCACCTGTCTCTTTGCctaaaaccaagaaaaagaaagcttttcccaAGGAGGAGTTGGCCAGTGATCTTGAAGAGATGGCTACTAGCAGCATAAGTGTTCCTAAGAAAAAGAAGTCCTTACCTAAAGAGGAAGTGGCCAGTGAACCCGAAGAGGCAGCGAGCCCCATCACCcctaagaagaaaaggaaattttctgaggagcctgagGCTGCTGCAAGCTGCACAAAGAGcagcacaaagaaaaagaaaaagtcgcAGAAGGCCCGGGAGGAGGATTAG
- the Rps12l3 gene encoding ribosomal protein S12-like 3: MAEEGIAAGGVMDVNTALQEVLKTALIHDGLVRGIREAAKALDKRQAHLCVLASNCDEPMYVKLVEALCAEHQINLIKVDDNKKLGEWVGLCKIDREGKPRKVVGCSCVVVKDYGKESQAKDVIEEYFKCKK; the protein is encoded by the coding sequence ATGGCCGAGGAAGGCATAGCTGCTGGAGGTGTAATGGACGTCAACACTGCTCTACAAGAGGTGCTGAAGACCGCCCTCATCCACGATGGCCTAGTACGTGGCATACGCGAAGCTGCCAAAGCCTTAGACAAGCGCCAAGCCCATCTCTGCGTGCTTGCATCCAACTGTGATGAGCCCATGTATGTCAAGCTGGTGGAGGCACTCTGTGCTGAGCACCAGATCAACCTGATAAAGGTTGATGACAACAAGAAACTAGGGGAATGGGTAGGCCTCTGTAAAATCGATCGAGAGGGGAAACCCCGGAAAGTGGTTGGTTGCAGTTGCGTTGTAGTTAAGGACTATGGCAAAGAATCTCAGGCCAAGGATGTCATCGAGGAGTACTTCAAAtgcaagaaatga
- the Idh3b gene encoding isocitrate dehydrogenase [NAD] subunit beta, mitochondrial isoform X1 yields MAALSNVRWLTRAVLGARNSGAWRGLRTAASAQAASQSQAQDVRVEGAFPVTMLPGDGVGPELMHAVKEVFKAAAVPVEFKEHHLSEVQNMASEEKLEQVLSSMKENKVAIIGKIYTPMEYKGELASYDMQLRRKLDLFANVVHVKSLPGYKTRHNNLDLVIIREQTEGEYSSLEHESARGVIECLKIVTRTKSQRIAKFAFDYATKKGRSKVTAVHKANIMKLGDGLFLQCCEEVAELYPKIKFETMIIDNCCMQLVQNPYQFDVLVMPNLYGNIIDNLAAGLVGGAGVVPGESYSAEYAVFETGARHPFAQAVGRNIANPTAMLLSASNMLRHLNLEYHSSMIADAVKKVIKVGKVSSEGFKDSALCYPVLLWGPEGPLSSRPPQYAVISDLRAVLHFPSWLFHPLGLLYLSSICCSFSCTTLCPWAI; encoded by the exons ATGGCAGCGCTGAGCAATGTCCGCTGGCTGACCCGA GCGGTGCTCGGCGCTCGGAACTCCGGGGCATGGAGAGGTCTCCGAACAGCAGCTTCGGCTCAAGCCGCTTCACAGAGTCAG GCACAAGATGTGAGGGTGGAGGGTGCCTTTCCTGTGACAATGCTACCTGGAGACGGTGTGGGGCCAGAGCTCATGCATGCTGTCAAGGAAGTGTTCAAG GCTGCTGCTGTCCCTGTGGAATTCAAGGAGCACCACCTAAGTGAGGTGCAGAATATGGCTTCTGAGGAGAAGCTGGAGCAGGTGCTGAGTTCCATGAAGGAGAACAAAGTTGCCATCATTG GAAAGATCTACACCCCAATGGAGTATAAGGGTGAACTAGCCTCCTATGATATGCAACtgag GCGTAAGTTGGATTTGTTTGCCAACGTGGTCCATGTGAAGTCACTTCCTGGATATAAGACTCGGCACAACAATCTAGACCTGGTGATCATTCGAGAACAGACAGAAGGGGAGTATAGCTCTCTGGAACATGAG AGTGCAAGGGGTGTCATTGAGTGCCTGAAGATCGTCACTCGAACCAAGTCTCAGAGGATTGCAAAGTTTGCCTTTGACTATGCCACCAAAAAAGGGCGGAGCAAGGTCACAGCTGTCCATAAAGCCAACATCAT GAAACTTGGAGATGGGCTGTTCTTGCAGTGCTGTGAGGAAGTTGCTGAACTGTACCCTAAAATCAAGTTTGAAACAATGATCATAGACAACTGTTGCATGCAG CTGGTGCAGAATCCTTACCAGTTTGATGTGCTTGTGATGCCCAATCTCTATGGGAACATTATCGACAATCTGGCTgctggccttgttgggggagCTGGTGTGGTTCCTGGTGAGAGCTACAGTGCAGAGTATGCAGTTTTTGAGACG GGCGCTCGGCACCCATTTGCCCAGGCAGTGGGCAGGAATATAGCCAATCCCACAGCCATGCTGCTGTCAGCTTCCAACATGCTACGGCATCTCAA CCTTGAGTATCACTCCAGCATGATTGCAGATGCAGTGAAGAAGGTGATCAAGGTTGGCAAGGTAAGTTCCGAAGGCTTCAAGGACTCAGCACTGTGCTATCCTGTGCTATTGTGGGGACCTGAGGGACCTCTCTCCTCCAGGCCCCCACAATATGCTGTGATCTCAGATCTCAGGGCTGTTCTTCACTTCCCCTCTTGGCTGTTTCATCCTCTTGGTCTCCTTTACCTTAGTTCCATCTGCTGTTCCTTTTCCTGCACCACCCTTTGCCCTTGGGCCATCTGA
- the Idh3b gene encoding isocitrate dehydrogenase [NAD] subunit beta, mitochondrial isoform X3 — MSVIRHFPPIQSARGVIECLKIVTRTKSQRIAKFAFDYATKKGRSKVTAVHKANIMKLGDGLFLQCCEEVAELYPKIKFETMIIDNCCMQLVQNPYQFDVLVMPNLYGNIIDNLAAGLVGGAGVVPGESYSAEYAVFETGARHPFAQAVGRNIANPTAMLLSASNMLRHLNLEYHSSMIADAVKKVIKVGKVRTRDMGGYSTTTDFIKSVIGHLHPHGG; from the exons ATGAG TGTCATCCGACACTTCCCTCCTATCCAGAGTGCAAGGGGTGTCATTGAGTGCCTGAAGATCGTCACTCGAACCAAGTCTCAGAGGATTGCAAAGTTTGCCTTTGACTATGCCACCAAAAAAGGGCGGAGCAAGGTCACAGCTGTCCATAAAGCCAACATCAT GAAACTTGGAGATGGGCTGTTCTTGCAGTGCTGTGAGGAAGTTGCTGAACTGTACCCTAAAATCAAGTTTGAAACAATGATCATAGACAACTGTTGCATGCAG CTGGTGCAGAATCCTTACCAGTTTGATGTGCTTGTGATGCCCAATCTCTATGGGAACATTATCGACAATCTGGCTgctggccttgttgggggagCTGGTGTGGTTCCTGGTGAGAGCTACAGTGCAGAGTATGCAGTTTTTGAGACG GGCGCTCGGCACCCATTTGCCCAGGCAGTGGGCAGGAATATAGCCAATCCCACAGCCATGCTGCTGTCAGCTTCCAACATGCTACGGCATCTCAA CCTTGAGTATCACTCCAGCATGATTGCAGATGCAGTGAAGAAGGTGATCAAGGTTGGCAAG GTCCGGACTCGAGACATGGGAGGCTACAGCACCACAACTGACTTCATCAAGTCCGTCATCGGCCATCTGCACCCCCATGGGGGCTAG
- the Nop56 gene encoding nucleolar protein 56 isoform X1 translates to MVLLHVLFEHAVGYALLALKEVEEISLLLPQVEECVLNLGKFHNVVRLVAFCPFSSSQVALENANAVSEGVVHEDLRLLLETYLPSKKKKVLLGVGDPKIGAAIQEELGYNCQTGGVIAEILRGVRLHFHNLVKGLTDLSACKAQLGLGHSYSRAKVKFNVNRVDNMIIQSISLLDQLDKDINTFSMRVREWYGYHFPELVKIINDNATYCRLAQFIGNRRELNEEKLEKLEEITMDGAKAKAILDASRSSMGMDISAIDLINIESFSSRVVSLSEYRQSLHNYLRSKMSQVAPSLSALIGEAVGARLIAHAGSLTNLAKYPASTVQILGAEKALFRALKTRGNTPKYGLIFHSTFIGRAAAKNKGRISRYLANKCSIASRIDCFSEVPTSVFGEKLREQVEERLSFYETGEIPRKNLDVMKEAVVQAEEAAAEITRKLEKQEKKRLKKEKKRLAALALASSENSSTPEECEGGDRC, encoded by the exons ATG GTTCTGCTGCACGTGCTCTTCGAGCATGCGGTCGGCTACGCGCTGTTAGCGCTGAAGGAAGTAGAGGAGATCAGCTTGCTGTTGCCGCAG GTGGAGGAGTGTGTGCTTAACCTTGGCAAATTCCACAATGTCGTTCGTCTGGTGGCCTTTTGCCCCTTTTCTTCATCCCAGGTTGCCTTGGAAAATGCTAATGCTGTGTCTGAAG GTGTTGTTCATGAGGACCTCCGCCTGCTCCTGGAGACATACCTGCCatctaaaaagaagaaagtacTTCTGGGGGTCGGAGACCCCAAGATCGGTGCTGCTATACAGGAAGAGTTGGGGTACAACTGCCAGACTGGTGGTGTGATAGCTGAGATCCTTCGAG GGGTTCGTCTGCATTTCCATAACCTGGTGAAGGGTCTGACAGATCTTTCTGCTTGTAAAGCCCAGCTAGGGCTGGGACACAGCTATTCTCGTGCCAAAGTTAAGTTTAATGTGAACCGGGTGGACAACATGATCATTCAGTCTATAAGCCTTCTGGACCAACTGGATAAAGATATCAATACCTTCTCCATGCGTGTCAG GGAGTGGTATGGGTACCACTTTCCAGAGCTGGTGAAGATTATCAACGACAATGCTACATACTGTCGCCTGGCTCAGTTCATCGGGAACCGCAGGGAGCTAAATGAAGAAAAGTTAGAGAAGCTGGAAGAAATTACAATGGATGGAGCCAAGGCTAAGGCCATTCTGGATGCCTCTCGGTCCTCCATGG GCATGGACATATCTGCTATCGACTTGATAAACATCGAGAGCTTCTCCAGTCGTGTGGTGTCTTTGTCAGAGTATCGCCAGAGCCTACACAATTACCTTCGCTCCAAGATGAGCCAAGTAGCCCCCAGCCTGTCAGCCTTAATTGGGGAAGCG GTAGGTGCACGTCTCATTGCCCATGCTGGCAGCCTCACCAACCTGGCCAAGTACCCAGCATCCACAGTGCAGATCCTTGGGGCTGAAAAGGCCCTGTTCAG AGCCCTGAAGACAAGGGGTAACACACCAAAATACGGACTCATTTTTCATTCCACTTTCATTGGCCGAGCAGCTGCAAAGAACAAAGGCCGTATCTCCCGATACCTAGCAAACAAATGCAGTATTGCCTCAAGAATTGATTGCTTCTCTG AGGTCCCCACAAGTGTATTTGGGGAGAAACTCCGGGAACAAGTTGAAGAGCGGCTTTCTTTCTATGAGACTGGAGAGATTCCACGGAAGAACCTGGATGTCATGAAAGAAGCTGTGGTACAG GCAGAGGAAGCGGCTGCTGAAATAACCAGAAAGCtggaaaaacaggagaagaaacgcttgaagaaggaaaagaagcgaCTGGCTGCACTGGCCCTGGCCTCTTCAGAAAACAGTAGTACTCCGGAAGAGTGTGAG GGAGGAGATAGGTGCTGA
- the Idh3b gene encoding isocitrate dehydrogenase [NAD] subunit beta, mitochondrial precursor: MAALSNVRWLTRAVLGARNSGAWRGLRTAASAQAASQSQAQDVRVEGAFPVTMLPGDGVGPELMHAVKEVFKAAAVPVEFKEHHLSEVQNMASEEKLEQVLSSMKENKVAIIGKIYTPMEYKGELASYDMQLRRKLDLFANVVHVKSLPGYKTRHNNLDLVIIREQTEGEYSSLEHESARGVIECLKIVTRTKSQRIAKFAFDYATKKGRSKVTAVHKANIMKLGDGLFLQCCEEVAELYPKIKFETMIIDNCCMQLVQNPYQFDVLVMPNLYGNIIDNLAAGLVGGAGVVPGESYSAEYAVFETGARHPFAQAVGRNIANPTAMLLSASNMLRHLNLEYHSSMIADAVKKVIKVGKVRTRDMGGYSTTTDFIKSVIGHLHPHGG; this comes from the exons ATGGCAGCGCTGAGCAATGTCCGCTGGCTGACCCGA GCGGTGCTCGGCGCTCGGAACTCCGGGGCATGGAGAGGTCTCCGAACAGCAGCTTCGGCTCAAGCCGCTTCACAGAGTCAG GCACAAGATGTGAGGGTGGAGGGTGCCTTTCCTGTGACAATGCTACCTGGAGACGGTGTGGGGCCAGAGCTCATGCATGCTGTCAAGGAAGTGTTCAAG GCTGCTGCTGTCCCTGTGGAATTCAAGGAGCACCACCTAAGTGAGGTGCAGAATATGGCTTCTGAGGAGAAGCTGGAGCAGGTGCTGAGTTCCATGAAGGAGAACAAAGTTGCCATCATTG GAAAGATCTACACCCCAATGGAGTATAAGGGTGAACTAGCCTCCTATGATATGCAACtgag GCGTAAGTTGGATTTGTTTGCCAACGTGGTCCATGTGAAGTCACTTCCTGGATATAAGACTCGGCACAACAATCTAGACCTGGTGATCATTCGAGAACAGACAGAAGGGGAGTATAGCTCTCTGGAACATGAG AGTGCAAGGGGTGTCATTGAGTGCCTGAAGATCGTCACTCGAACCAAGTCTCAGAGGATTGCAAAGTTTGCCTTTGACTATGCCACCAAAAAAGGGCGGAGCAAGGTCACAGCTGTCCATAAAGCCAACATCAT GAAACTTGGAGATGGGCTGTTCTTGCAGTGCTGTGAGGAAGTTGCTGAACTGTACCCTAAAATCAAGTTTGAAACAATGATCATAGACAACTGTTGCATGCAG CTGGTGCAGAATCCTTACCAGTTTGATGTGCTTGTGATGCCCAATCTCTATGGGAACATTATCGACAATCTGGCTgctggccttgttgggggagCTGGTGTGGTTCCTGGTGAGAGCTACAGTGCAGAGTATGCAGTTTTTGAGACG GGCGCTCGGCACCCATTTGCCCAGGCAGTGGGCAGGAATATAGCCAATCCCACAGCCATGCTGCTGTCAGCTTCCAACATGCTACGGCATCTCAA CCTTGAGTATCACTCCAGCATGATTGCAGATGCAGTGAAGAAGGTGATCAAGGTTGGCAAG GTCCGGACTCGAGACATGGGAGGCTACAGCACCACAACTGACTTCATCAAGTCCGTCATCGGCCATCTGCACCCCCATGGGGGCTAG
- the Rpl31l6 gene encoding large ribosomal subunit protein eL31-like, translating to MDWHGAAHSIVVTSLLIKTFHPPPRDPEVVRLHDFPSHNPSRPSFPTWSAPAKKGGEKKKDCSAVNEVVTRECTINIHKCIHGVGFKKRAPRALKEIWKFAMKEMGTPDVCIDIRLNKAIWAKRIRNVPYCIRVRLSRKRNEDEDSPNKLYTLVTYMPVTTFKNLQTVNVDEN from the exons ATGGACTG gcatGGTGCTGCACACAGTATAGTAGTCACTAGCCTGCTAATAAAGACTTTCCACCCGCCTCCCCGTGACCCGGAAGTTGTACGGCTACACGACTTTCCATCCCACAATCCCTCACGCCCTTCTTTTCCAACTTGGAGTGCTCCGGCAAAGAAGGGTGGCGAAAAGAAGAAAGACTGTTCTGCCGTCAACGAAGTGGTGACCCGAGAATGCACCATCAACATTCACAAGTGCATCCATGGAGTGGGCTTCAAGAAGCGTGCTCCTCGGGCACTCAAAGAAATTTGGAAATTTGCCATGAAGGAGATGGGGACTCCAGATGTGTGCATCGACATTAGGCTCAATAAAGCCATCTGGGCCAAGAGAATAAGGAATGTTCCGTACTGCATTCGAGTACGTTTGTCCAGAAAGCGTAATGAGGATGAGGATTCACCAAACAAGCTCTACACACTGGTAACTTACATGCCTGTTACCACATTCAAAAATCTACAGACGGTCAATGTGGATGAGAACTAA